In Sporomusaceae bacterium FL31, one genomic interval encodes:
- the alkA gene encoding DNA-3-methyladenine glycosylase II, which yields MEFFRYGVTEIAHLKRRDKKLGIAIERIGLIQREIISDLFAALVHSIVGQQISAKAAVTVWKRLQEYFCEITPQKIAAATAAEIQQCGLSMRKASYIKGIGEAVVKGELHIGEFPQLTDGEIIERLSALNGIGVWTAEMLLIFSLERPDVVSWGDLAIRRGIMRLYGLKKLDKAAFERYKKRYSPYGSVASLYLWAVAAEQSI from the coding sequence ATGGAGTTCTTTAGGTATGGAGTAACAGAAATCGCGCACTTGAAACGACGTGATAAAAAATTAGGTATTGCAATTGAGCGTATTGGATTGATTCAACGGGAGATTATTTCAGATTTATTTGCTGCGCTTGTCCACAGCATTGTCGGACAACAAATTTCAGCAAAAGCAGCTGTAACGGTATGGAAAAGGCTGCAAGAATATTTTTGCGAAATAACGCCACAGAAAATCGCTGCGGCAACAGCAGCTGAAATTCAACAATGTGGTCTTTCTATGCGAAAAGCTAGCTATATCAAAGGGATTGGTGAAGCGGTTGTCAAAGGAGAACTTCATATTGGTGAATTTCCCCAACTGACTGATGGTGAGATTATTGAGCGCCTTTCCGCACTCAATGGTATTGGTGTCTGGACAGCTGAGATGCTGCTGATTTTTTCATTGGAGCGGCCTGACGTAGTCAGTTGGGGAGACTTGGCTATTCGTCGAGGTATCATGCGCTTATATGGGTTAAAAAAGCTGGATAAAGCAGCGTTCGAACGCTATAAAAAGCGATATTCTCCTTACGGGTCGGTTGCATCATTATACCTCTGGGCTGTGGCGGCTGAGCAAAGTATTTGA
- the ogt gene encoding methylated-DNA--protein-cysteine methyltransferase, giving the protein MVNIFYYQTDIGRVGIAAKDNQITNLYFAAEVFSLSQVRLEETALLKEASKQLQEYLCGERRVFDLPLAPVGTEFMLRVWQTLCAIPYGRTCSYKDIAQCLGRPKAARAVGLANHKNPLPIFIPCHRVVGVNGKLVGYLGGLDVKTKLLALEQRYGVL; this is encoded by the coding sequence ATGGTCAATATTTTTTATTACCAAACCGATATAGGCAGAGTTGGCATTGCCGCCAAGGACAACCAGATTACAAATCTATATTTTGCTGCAGAAGTTTTTTCGTTGAGTCAAGTTAGGCTTGAAGAAACGGCACTTTTGAAAGAAGCCAGTAAGCAGTTACAGGAGTATTTATGCGGTGAGCGCCGAGTTTTTGATTTGCCGCTTGCACCAGTTGGTACTGAGTTTATGCTGCGTGTTTGGCAAACCTTATGCGCTATTCCCTATGGCCGAACATGCAGCTATAAAGATATCGCACAATGTTTAGGCAGACCAAAAGCAGCTCGAGCCGTCGGTCTTGCAAACCATAAGAATCCGCTGCCTATTTTTATTCCTTGTCATCGTGTGGTTGGTGTGAATGGAAAGTTAGTTGGGTATCTAGGAGGACTGGATGTAAAAACCAAGCTTCTGGCATTGGAGCAGCGATATGGAGTTCTTTAG
- the bclA1_3 gene encoding exosporium glycoprotein produces the protein MNTLAIQLERQLGGLVSPTANVLFDNIVTIHGLISYDPLTGILTINKAGRYFINWWVATQASIGSTNIAFSIVSSQGDDLPGESPTKTGEVVGFALIQVDAAPITLSLVNQTTNNVTYSSVVTVKANLVLGEIPEETGVTGTTGATGATGATGTTGATGATGDTGATGTTGATGTTGATGTTGDTGDTGATGDTGATGATGATGATGATGDTGATGDTGATGDTGATGTTGDTGATGATGDTGATGATGATGDTGATGDTGATGTTGNTGATGATGATGATGATGATGATGDTGATGDTGATGATGATGDAGPLTQLRGIQIQVQSPTTATVSAGDPVLFDTVVSNQSPFISYDAPSGTLTINQAGVFYVNWWVSVDGVDGADFPAFAIDTSDGDTVQSDSPIMTGQLHGDALIEVSAPPVTLQLINATSSTIGYTTLSRKANLTIFNVTL, from the coding sequence ATGAATACATTAGCGATTCAACTCGAAAGACAATTAGGCGGTTTAGTCAGCCCGACTGCCAATGTATTATTTGACAATATTGTAACAATTCACGGACTTATCAGCTACGATCCATTAACAGGAATACTAACAATCAATAAAGCAGGAAGGTATTTTATTAATTGGTGGGTAGCAACACAAGCTTCGATCGGATCAACAAATATTGCTTTTTCAATTGTCAGTTCTCAAGGAGATGACTTACCAGGAGAATCCCCAACCAAGACCGGGGAAGTTGTCGGCTTTGCCCTCATTCAAGTTGATGCAGCACCAATAACCCTAAGCTTAGTCAATCAGACAACTAATAACGTAACCTATTCCTCGGTTGTAACAGTAAAAGCAAACTTAGTATTAGGAGAAATACCTGAAGAAACAGGTGTTACCGGCACTACTGGAGCTACAGGTGCTACTGGGGCTACTGGCACTACCGGAGCTACGGGCGCTACTGGCGATACCGGAGCTACCGGCACTACCGGAGCTACCGGCACTACGGGGGCTACTGGCACTACCGGCGATACTGGTGATACTGGAGCTACCGGTGATACGGGTGCTACAGGAGCTACGGGTGCTACAGGAGCTACCGGAGCTACCGGTGATACGGGTGCTACAGGCGATACCGGAGCTACCGGTGATACGGGTGCTACTGGCACTACCGGCGATACTGGTGCTACTGGTGCTACCGGTGATACCGGAGCTACAGGAGCTACGGGTGCTACAGGAGATACCGGAGCTACCGGCGATACCGGAGCTACTGGCACTACCGGCAATACTGGTGCTACAGGAGCTACGGGTGCTACTGGTGCTACGGGTGCTACGGGTGCTACGGGTGCTACAGGCGATACCGGAGCTACCGGTGATACGGGTGCTACAGGAGCTACGGGTGCTACCGGTGATGCCGGCCCTTTAACGCAATTAAGAGGAATTCAAATCCAAGTGCAATCTCCAACAACAGCAACCGTTTCTGCCGGAGATCCTGTTCTATTTGACACAGTAGTAAGTAACCAATCTCCATTCATTTCTTATGATGCGCCATCTGGTACACTAACCATTAATCAAGCAGGTGTTTTTTACGTCAATTGGTGGGTATCAGTTGATGGAGTCGACGGAGCAGACTTCCCGGCATTTGCCATCGATACTTCTGACGGTGATACCGTTCAGTCCGACTCTCCGATTATGACAGGACAACTGCATGGCGACGCCTTGATTGAAGTCTCTGCACCTCCCGTAACATTACAGTTAATCAACGCCACCAGCAGTACAATCGGGTATACGACCCTTTCACGTAAAGCAAATCTAACAATTTTTAACGTGACACTATAA
- a CDS encoding hydrolase: protein MNRLDQQIAFIVEIDKLKHIYRQSYITGGTRNETDAEHSWHMAVMAILLAEHVEGYKVDVLKVIKMLLIHDIVEIDAGDTYCYDALARQSQAQREQAAADRLFGILPESQMNEFRALWEEFELMTTPEARFAAALDRLQPLLLQYHTAGKSWQEHDVASAKVKERNQHIKHISQALAELVEEIIEDSVQKGYLRR, encoded by the coding sequence ATGAATCGTCTCGATCAGCAGATTGCTTTTATTGTTGAAATCGATAAACTTAAACATATTTATCGTCAAAGTTATATCACTGGCGGTACGCGTAACGAAACAGATGCAGAACATTCCTGGCATATGGCTGTTATGGCTATTCTATTAGCTGAACATGTTGAAGGGTATAAAGTTGACGTACTTAAGGTCATTAAAATGTTGCTTATTCACGATATTGTTGAGATTGATGCGGGTGATACCTATTGTTACGATGCCCTAGCTCGGCAGAGCCAAGCACAACGGGAGCAGGCTGCAGCTGACCGATTATTTGGAATACTGCCAGAAAGCCAGATGAACGAATTTCGTGCATTGTGGGAGGAGTTCGAATTAATGACTACGCCAGAGGCCCGGTTTGCTGCAGCACTAGATCGCTTGCAGCCGCTGCTGCTGCAATATCATACGGCAGGCAAGTCCTGGCAGGAGCACGACGTTGCCAGCGCCAAAGTTAAGGAACGCAATCAGCATATCAAGCATATTTCACAAGCATTGGCTGAACTAGTCGAAGAAATTATTGAGGATTCTGTGCAAAAGGGATATTTACGAAGATGA
- a CDS encoding FAD/NAD(P)-binding oxidoreductase — protein sequence MLDVCIIGAGVVGLNIARELAKYQVSVCVLERREDVGCGCSKANSGIVHGGYSDEPGTLKAELCVKGNQLYEQLDQQLNFGYRKTGSLVLAFAEDELSKLQQLYEYGTKNGVQGLSVITGEQARVKEPHLSSDVKGALFCENAGVTSPYEFAIALAENAVQNGVELRLNQEVTHIEQGENHFKVVTQAGQTIQARYVLNAAGIHSDSIARMVGIEDYHIVPRRGQYIVLDKDQNYLVKSVIFQVPTKLGKGILVTTTYHGNLMIGPNAEEIDDKDDVGTNETTLAYVAQAARKSVPGFNMKRALRSFAGNRPVSNMKDWVIGESRIKRFVNLVGIDSPGLTSSPAIAVKVVELLKNIGLVLTPNPTFEPYRAPIIVKKKDDFSGDVEAADPDQHLICRCEKVTEAEIIDSLHRGIPVRSVDAVGRRTRAGYGSCQGTFCGPRVRELIARELQISLDEVPARDKTASPVVQRAKRLDLLKL from the coding sequence ATGCTTGACGTATGTATTATTGGTGCGGGGGTAGTTGGTCTAAATATAGCGAGAGAGCTAGCTAAATATCAGGTGAGCGTTTGTGTGCTGGAACGCCGAGAAGATGTTGGCTGTGGGTGCTCTAAGGCCAATAGTGGAATTGTTCATGGCGGCTATTCTGATGAACCAGGAACACTTAAAGCCGAATTGTGTGTCAAAGGCAATCAATTGTACGAGCAACTGGATCAACAATTAAACTTTGGTTATCGTAAAACAGGTTCACTGGTACTCGCTTTTGCCGAAGATGAATTGTCAAAGCTTCAGCAGCTTTATGAATACGGAACAAAGAATGGCGTACAAGGCTTGTCTGTTATTACTGGTGAACAGGCTCGTGTGAAAGAGCCTCATTTGAGCAGTGATGTGAAAGGCGCCTTATTTTGTGAAAATGCTGGTGTGACTTCTCCCTATGAATTTGCGATAGCTCTAGCTGAGAATGCGGTTCAGAATGGGGTTGAGCTTAGGCTGAACCAGGAAGTGACACATATTGAACAAGGCGAAAATCACTTTAAGGTGGTTACTCAGGCCGGACAAACAATCCAAGCTCGCTATGTCTTGAATGCCGCCGGAATACATAGTGATAGCATTGCTCGGATGGTAGGCATTGAGGATTATCACATTGTGCCACGGCGTGGACAATATATTGTCTTAGACAAAGATCAAAATTATTTGGTTAAGTCTGTAATCTTTCAGGTGCCGACTAAGCTGGGAAAAGGCATATTAGTCACAACGACCTATCATGGCAATCTAATGATTGGACCTAATGCTGAGGAAATTGATGACAAAGATGATGTTGGAACAAATGAAACCACTCTGGCCTATGTGGCACAAGCTGCTCGTAAATCAGTTCCTGGTTTCAATATGAAACGGGCATTACGTTCTTTTGCTGGCAATCGGCCTGTATCCAATATGAAGGACTGGGTCATTGGAGAAAGCAGAATAAAACGATTTGTCAACTTAGTGGGAATTGATTCACCTGGTTTGACATCTTCGCCAGCTATTGCAGTCAAGGTTGTTGAACTCTTGAAAAATATCGGTCTTGTATTAACGCCTAACCCAACGTTTGAACCTTATCGAGCTCCAATTATTGTTAAGAAAAAAGATGATTTCAGCGGAGATGTTGAGGCAGCTGATCCAGATCAGCATTTGATTTGCCGCTGTGAAAAGGTGACAGAAGCTGAAATTATTGACAGCTTACACCGGGGAATACCTGTACGCTCAGTGGATGCGGTGGGACGGCGGACACGAGCAGGATATGGCAGTTGTCAAGGCACTTTCTGCGGGCCGCGAGTGAGAGAACTTATAGCGCGTGAACTGCAAATTTCACTGGACGAAGTTCCAGCTAGAGACAAAACGGCATCACCTGTAGTACAAAGAGCTAAAAGGCTGGATCTGCTAAAACTATAG
- a CDS encoding LysR family transcriptional regulator translates to MLGKYELFIAVVESGSLTKAAELLHITQSGVSHAIASLESELGVSLLTRDRSGITLTSNGEHMLQSIREVLQANDRIKQKVAAIKGVEIGTVRIGTFTSVSAQWLPGVIKEFQNRHPAIEIKLAEGDYDDIEHWIANGSVDFGFVSLPTAKNFHVIPLKKDKLLCILPKEHPLQYRDKICFDQIEEEAFIMTKYGSTDDIRRMLNENHVKTKVKYEVTEEQAILEMVQHGLGISILPEMTLFRKTHNVCIVEFEKPVYRTIGIAMNSTKHISPATRKFLDCLQAWLKQEEILLEDVLAEI, encoded by the coding sequence ATGCTTGGCAAATATGAGCTGTTTATTGCTGTTGTGGAATCGGGCAGTTTGACTAAAGCAGCTGAATTATTACATATCACCCAGTCGGGGGTTAGTCATGCCATTGCCAGCCTTGAGAGTGAGCTGGGGGTTTCATTACTGACCAGAGATCGTTCAGGAATTACTCTGACAAGCAATGGCGAGCACATGCTGCAATCTATTCGTGAAGTTTTGCAAGCTAATGACCGCATAAAGCAAAAAGTTGCAGCCATCAAAGGTGTTGAAATTGGTACCGTGAGAATTGGTACTTTTACCAGTGTGTCTGCTCAGTGGCTTCCTGGAGTTATCAAAGAATTTCAAAATCGACATCCAGCTATTGAAATAAAGCTAGCCGAAGGCGACTATGATGATATTGAACATTGGATTGCAAATGGGAGCGTGGATTTTGGGTTTGTATCATTGCCCACAGCGAAGAATTTTCATGTGATACCACTGAAAAAGGATAAGCTGCTCTGTATTTTGCCGAAGGAACATCCACTGCAATATCGGGATAAGATTTGTTTTGATCAGATTGAAGAAGAAGCTTTTATTATGACCAAATACGGCAGTACTGATGATATAAGGCGCATGCTAAATGAGAATCATGTAAAGACGAAGGTAAAATATGAAGTTACTGAAGAACAAGCTATCCTGGAAATGGTTCAGCATGGGTTGGGAATTAGTATTCTTCCTGAGATGACCTTATTTCGCAAAACACATAATGTATGTATCGTCGAGTTTGAGAAACCTGTTTATCGCACCATCGGTATTGCTATGAATTCGACCAAGCATATCTCACCAGCTACCCGCAAATTTTTAGATTGTTTGCAGGCATGGCTGAAACAAGAGGAAATATTGCTTGAAGATGTATTAGCTGAAATCTAA
- a CDS encoding multidrug transporter, producing the protein MQKQANFMLLIITMFWGSSYLFMKMGLATIQEYNLIALRFGIAFLLAAAIFPRRLLKMDWKTLRYAFILGFILLFVFTFIMFGIKLTSTSNAAFLVSLTVIFVPVLSALVLKKRPAIQLLVGVGLALIGVGLLTLNHQLTMNIGDGLCIAGALMYATHIIVTEKFTKSVDSIALGITQLGFTGVLGLLLAFCLEIPRFPATQLEWSSVLALSILCSAIGFIGQTVAQKHTNSTNTGLIFALEPVFAALLAFLVFGETLSLQGLIGAILILSGVIYPQLDNAESKTGQLGIQK; encoded by the coding sequence ATGCAAAAGCAGGCCAATTTCATGTTGCTAATTATCACAATGTTCTGGGGCTCATCCTATTTATTTATGAAAATGGGATTGGCTACAATTCAAGAATATAATTTGATTGCACTAAGGTTTGGGATCGCGTTTTTATTAGCTGCTGCTATTTTTCCGCGCCGATTACTGAAGATGGATTGGAAGACACTCCGCTATGCTTTTATCTTAGGTTTTATTTTACTATTCGTTTTTACCTTTATTATGTTTGGCATTAAATTAACCTCAACCTCGAATGCCGCCTTTTTAGTAAGTCTTACCGTGATCTTTGTTCCGGTGCTATCCGCACTGGTACTAAAGAAAAGACCTGCAATACAATTACTGGTGGGGGTTGGCTTAGCCTTAATCGGAGTCGGTTTGTTAACGCTAAATCATCAGCTCACAATGAATATCGGTGATGGACTCTGTATTGCCGGTGCACTCATGTATGCAACGCATATTATTGTCACTGAAAAATTCACTAAGAGCGTTGACTCTATTGCTCTGGGCATTACCCAGCTTGGCTTTACCGGAGTATTAGGACTTCTTCTTGCTTTTTGTCTTGAAATTCCCCGATTTCCAGCCACCCAACTTGAGTGGTCCTCTGTGTTAGCACTAAGCATATTATGCAGTGCTATCGGATTCATCGGTCAGACTGTAGCTCAAAAACATACAAATTCTACAAATACAGGACTTATTTTTGCCTTAGAGCCGGTCTTTGCGGCTTTATTAGCCTTTCTTGTTTTCGGTGAAACCCTCTCATTACAAGGGCTCATCGGGGCAATCTTGATATTATCCGGAGTCATTTATCCTCAATTAGACAACGCAGAGTCTAAAACAGGCCAGCTTGGAATACAGAAATAA
- a CDS encoding methyltransferase produces the protein MNFNSRVYEIVRQIPEGKVASYGQVACMAGSWRASRAVGYALHRNPFQHKVPCHRVVFKDGSLTDSFGFGGKVLQRQLLEGEGVEFTVDGRVDMNKCCWSEY, from the coding sequence ATGAATTTTAACAGCAGGGTTTATGAGATTGTCCGACAGATTCCTGAGGGAAAGGTTGCATCTTATGGACAAGTTGCTTGTATGGCTGGAAGCTGGCGGGCATCCCGGGCGGTTGGTTATGCTTTGCACCGCAATCCATTTCAGCATAAAGTACCTTGTCATAGAGTGGTTTTTAAAGATGGCAGTCTTACAGATAGTTTTGGCTTTGGCGGTAAAGTGCTCCAGCGACAACTGCTCGAAGGAGAGGGTGTTGAGTTCACTGTTGATGGCCGCGTAGATATGAATAAATGTTGCTGGTCTGAGTATTAA
- a CDS encoding membrane protein, translating into MVLVLLNGFFVAAEFAMVKVRSTRIDTLLQEGNTRAKYAKRLVDHLDAYLSACQLGITLASLGLGWIGEPAIASLLEPILLDLGMSEAMLHNVAFAIAFSIITALHIILGELAPKSLAIQKADSITIWASVPLIAFYKLMYPVIWVLNSIANWILRLIGIQVVGEHEAAHTEEEIRILMEESHRQGFINKTELTFVDNIFDFAERHTSEVMIPRTEMVCLYVQDPFSVNLEKALTEQLTRYPICDPDKDNIIGFAHIKDLLAALAKGQSPALREMVREVTAVPESMPISDLLKLMQKNRAQIAIVIDEYGGTAGMVTVEDILEEIVGEIQDEFDEERPFIEIRDDNGHSIDGRLLLEEVNEVLGLNLDAEDVDTLGGWVSARVEMPPHIGQQINYESYDFVIEEVDNMRITRVLIRKVNENDATP; encoded by the coding sequence ATGGTTTTGGTGTTATTAAATGGATTCTTTGTTGCTGCTGAGTTTGCGATGGTTAAAGTTCGCAGTACACGGATTGATACGCTGCTGCAGGAAGGAAATACTCGTGCAAAATATGCGAAAAGATTAGTTGATCATCTGGATGCCTATTTATCAGCCTGTCAGCTTGGAATCACACTGGCCTCACTAGGATTAGGCTGGATTGGTGAACCGGCCATTGCTAGTCTGCTTGAACCCATATTACTTGATTTGGGCATGTCAGAAGCTATGCTGCATAATGTTGCCTTTGCCATTGCTTTTTCGATTATTACTGCTCTACACATCATTCTTGGCGAGTTGGCACCGAAGTCGCTAGCCATTCAGAAAGCGGATAGTATAACCATTTGGGCCTCAGTGCCGCTTATTGCCTTTTATAAGCTGATGTATCCAGTGATCTGGGTTTTAAATAGTATTGCGAATTGGATTCTGCGATTAATTGGCATTCAAGTGGTGGGTGAGCATGAAGCTGCTCATACTGAGGAAGAAATCCGCATTCTTATGGAAGAAAGTCATCGTCAGGGGTTTATCAATAAGACGGAACTTACTTTTGTTGATAACATTTTTGATTTTGCTGAAAGGCATACCAGTGAAGTGATGATCCCGCGCACCGAAATGGTCTGCTTATATGTACAGGATCCATTTTCCGTAAATCTGGAAAAAGCATTGACTGAGCAACTTACCCGTTATCCGATCTGCGATCCTGATAAAGATAATATTATTGGCTTTGCTCATATTAAAGACTTACTTGCGGCGCTGGCAAAAGGCCAAAGTCCTGCACTGCGAGAAATGGTACGAGAGGTTACAGCTGTTCCGGAGTCAATGCCAATTAGTGACTTACTAAAACTGATGCAAAAAAATAGAGCTCAAATTGCTATCGTGATTGATGAATACGGTGGTACGGCAGGTATGGTGACGGTTGAGGATATATTGGAGGAAATTGTCGGAGAAATTCAGGATGAATTTGACGAAGAAAGACCATTTATTGAAATTCGCGATGACAATGGCCATTCTATTGATGGCCGATTGCTGCTAGAGGAAGTCAATGAGGTACTTGGGCTGAATTTAGATGCGGAAGATGTTGATACTCTCGGCGGCTGGGTATCTGCCCGGGTGGAGATGCCGCCTCATATCGGGCAGCAGATCAACTATGAGAGCTATGACTTTGTTATTGAGGAAGTCGATAATATGCGCATTACCCGGGTATTAATCAGGAAAGTTAACGAGAATGATGCGACTCCGTAG
- a CDS encoding sigma-24 (FecI-like protein) — translation MSDQEKKLIAIIDHERNTLVKFVRRKIAHISDMDAEDIVADVVFNVYNKVEIQHHVDHVIAYIYRSVRNRIIDYLRKPQGAVSLDNIDPITGLSLSESIADPLANIEDQLGRREVQEQFYIALMKLEPKYRAIWVATEMKGFTFKELAERWGEPVGTLLSRKKRAKSKLQLLLKDKL, via the coding sequence ATGTCTGACCAAGAAAAGAAACTAATAGCAATTATTGATCATGAGCGCAATACGCTGGTGAAGTTTGTCCGCCGTAAAATTGCTCATATATCGGACATGGATGCCGAAGATATTGTAGCTGATGTCGTGTTTAATGTTTATAACAAAGTAGAAATCCAGCACCATGTCGATCATGTGATTGCTTACATATATCGTTCTGTCAGGAATCGCATTATTGATTATCTCCGAAAACCCCAAGGAGCAGTTTCACTGGATAATATTGATCCTATTACAGGATTGAGTTTATCTGAAAGCATTGCAGATCCGCTTGCGAATATTGAAGACCAACTAGGCAGGAGAGAAGTTCAGGAGCAATTTTATATTGCACTGATGAAATTGGAGCCTAAATATCGCGCCATCTGGGTGGCTACCGAAATGAAAGGATTTACCTTCAAGGAACTGGCGGAAAGATGGGGAGAACCAGTTGGCACCTTACTATCCCGTAAAAAGAGAGCAAAAAGCAAACTGCAGCTATTGTTAAAGGATAAGCTATAA
- the tlpA gene encoding methyl-accepting chemotaxis protein TlpA has protein sequence MKLTVGRKISGGFLIVIMMVFIMSIFAHYEIGKINSSYESLMESNLLKIELAQGFATDLANEAVAMRRFNFTGDLTDIDTYNDYRQKSDEKLVQLAQNMQREGDKKLLQIMKTNKNEYEIIANKSIEARKVNDLEHVGLYMQEAGKPYKAAMQASEELVKAVGLFVASEKVKQSDDAKNIQLVLLFVNILVTIVAIVIGLFISKSISGPMKNITVTANEIAAGNLRQENVLVKSSDEIGEVAHSFNIMKENLKELVKKIAAATDHVASASEQLTASAEQSAEATNQVAVTISEVAEGAENQARSADVASKVVERLSDNIRQVAQNTHAATGVADRTATAAKQGDTAINEAMSQMSTIENTVYSSAQVVTKLGERSKEIGQIVGTISAIAGQTNLLALNAAIEAARAGEQGRGFAVVAEEVRKLAEQSQESALQISNLISEIQLDTNHAVLAMNDGAREVKIGAEVVDHAGRSFKEIVTLIEEVSLQIREISASIQLMASESKEIVASVYDIEKISKAAAEHTQTVAAATEEQSASIQEIAASSKVLARMAEELQNSVGQFRI, from the coding sequence ATGAAATTAACAGTTGGGCGGAAAATAAGCGGCGGTTTTTTGATCGTAATTATGATGGTATTTATCATGAGTATATTTGCTCATTACGAAATTGGAAAAATAAATTCTTCTTATGAAAGCTTGATGGAGAGTAATTTGCTAAAAATTGAACTGGCACAGGGATTTGCGACTGATTTGGCTAACGAGGCAGTAGCCATGCGCAGGTTTAATTTTACTGGTGATTTAACGGATATAGACACTTACAATGACTATCGGCAAAAATCAGATGAAAAATTAGTGCAATTAGCTCAGAATATGCAGCGTGAAGGCGACAAGAAGCTCCTGCAAATCATGAAAACGAATAAGAATGAATATGAAATTATCGCTAATAAATCCATTGAAGCTCGGAAGGTTAATGATCTTGAGCATGTTGGGTTGTATATGCAAGAAGCTGGCAAGCCATATAAAGCTGCCATGCAGGCGTCTGAAGAATTGGTAAAAGCAGTAGGCCTATTTGTTGCCAGCGAGAAGGTTAAACAATCGGATGATGCCAAGAATATTCAATTGGTACTATTGTTTGTCAATATATTGGTAACAATTGTTGCTATTGTCATTGGCTTATTCATTAGTAAATCAATATCAGGACCAATGAAAAATATCACTGTTACAGCAAATGAAATAGCGGCAGGAAATCTCAGACAAGAAAATGTTCTTGTAAAATCATCTGATGAGATTGGTGAAGTGGCTCATTCTTTCAATATCATGAAAGAAAACTTAAAGGAGCTGGTGAAAAAAATAGCTGCAGCAACGGATCATGTTGCCTCAGCGTCAGAGCAATTAACAGCAAGTGCCGAACAGTCTGCCGAAGCGACAAACCAGGTGGCGGTTACCATCAGTGAAGTCGCGGAGGGAGCAGAGAATCAGGCAAGATCGGCTGATGTTGCCTCTAAAGTTGTAGAACGATTATCTGATAATATTCGGCAAGTAGCTCAGAACACTCATGCTGCAACAGGCGTAGCAGATAGGACGGCAACAGCAGCCAAACAAGGTGATACGGCTATTAATGAAGCTATGAGTCAAATGAGTACGATTGAGAATACTGTGTATAGTTCAGCTCAAGTAGTAACAAAATTGGGTGAGCGTTCCAAAGAGATTGGTCAAATTGTTGGCACCATTTCAGCAATCGCAGGGCAGACAAACTTATTGGCACTTAACGCAGCCATTGAGGCTGCTCGTGCTGGTGAGCAAGGTCGAGGATTTGCGGTTGTTGCTGAGGAAGTACGAAAACTAGCAGAACAATCACAAGAGTCTGCGCTGCAGATATCTAATTTAATTAGCGAAATACAGCTTGATACCAATCATGCTGTTCTTGCTATGAATGATGGTGCACGTGAAGTAAAGATTGGCGCAGAGGTTGTTGATCATGCGGGGAGATCCTTCAAGGAGATTGTTACCTTAATAGAGGAAGTATCCTTGCAAATTCGGGAAATTTCAGCTTCTATTCAATTAATGGCTTCTGAAAGCAAAGAAATTGTTGCTTCGGTTTACGATATTGAGAAGATTAGCAAGGCTGCAGCTGAGCATACACAGACTGTTGCGGCTGCTACTGAAGAACAATCAGCTTCAATTCAAGAAATTGCGGCTTCTAGCAAAGTCCTCGCTAGAATGGCTGAAGAGCTTCAGAATTCTGTTGGTCAGTTTAGGATATAA